Proteins encoded together in one Chaetodon auriga isolate fChaAug3 chromosome 20, fChaAug3.hap1, whole genome shotgun sequence window:
- the cabp5a gene encoding calcium-binding protein 5a, with the protein MMRLADVKKSPEEDMSFGAACIFLRGGKNISRQLADDEIDELRDAFNEFDKDKDGLISCKDLGNLMRTMGYMPTEMELIELSQNINMNLGGRVDFEDFVELMTPKLLAETAGMIGVKELKDAFKEFDMDGDGEITTEELRSAMTKLMGEHMSRREIDSIVKEADDNGDGTVDFEEFVRMMSHQ; encoded by the exons ATGATGCGTTTGGCTGATGTGAAGAAATCACCAGAAGAAG ACATGAGTTTTGGGGCCGCGTGCATTTTCTTGCGAGGAGGGAAAAATATT TCCAGACAACTGGCTGATGATGAGATTGATG AGCTGCGTGATGCGTTCAATGAGTTTGATAAAGACAAGGACGGGCTGATCAGCTGCAAGGACCTGGGGAATCTGATGAGGACGATGGGCTACATGCCCACAGAGATGGAGCTGATTGAGCTGAGCCAGAACATCAACATGAACC TTGGTGGCAGAGTCGACTTTGAGGACTTCGTAGAGCTGATGACCCCAAAGCTTCTGGCAGAAACAGCTGGGATGATAGGCGTGAAGGAGCTCAAAGACGCCTTTAAAGAG TTCGACATGGACGGAGATGGAGAGATCACAACAGAGGAGCTGAGGTCCGCCATGACCAAGCTGATGGGAGAGCACATGAGCCGAAGAGAGATAGATAGCATAGTAAAAGAAGCAGATGACAACGGAGACGGCACAGTAGACTTTGAAG agttCGTCAGAATGATGTCCCATCAATGA